The nucleotide window atcagaatgaTGCATACGGCCATATTATCTACTACCACTATAAAAGAAAGAGAGGGACAGATCTAAACAATCACATCCATCCATCATTTAAATCTAATGATTCTTAATCAGTCTTTGTTTAACGCTACCAACCAAGCAACAAGCCACGATCGATCGATCGCTAATCGCCCTGCAGTAAAAATCGTCCCGCAGTCAACAAAAAAAAACCGCCCCCGCACGACCTCCTCCTTCTCCCGCGCATCCTCCCGCAGCCGCGCCGTTCGCTTTTCACCGCTGCCGCGGGTCGCCGTTCACCGCTGCCGCCGGTCGCCGGGACGGGAGCCTCCCCGCCGCGggtcgccgcctccgcccgcgcccttcaccgcgcgccgccggagccgcggGTCGCCGCCTTCGCCCGCGCCCTTCACCGCGCGCCGCCGTAGCCGCGGGTCGCCGCCGGAGCCCGCGCCCTTCAccgcgcgccgccggagccgcggGTCGCCGGGAGCCTCCCTagccgccggagccgccccgccacACTGCCACTCTGCCGGATTCACAAGTAAGTTTCTATACTCAGAGTGAGTTAATTGCACCTACGGTACACGAACTTGCACGACGGGTACATATTCATACAACAACTTGAAAGATGATGCAAATAGGTCACAAAACTTGAGTTTTGGGTACATTTAGATACAATTCCATCTATTGCCATTAACACCCCGTTAACTCTGCCTACATGGCATGTAAAAAGGTGGTACTGGGCATGCACTATCTTAGCAAACAATCACCATGTCAACAAGATGCAGTAAGCCAAGATAATAAGCGGTCTATCTCCCCATTGAACAACTGCGGCCATCCGGTTGTTTGCTTGGCTCGTGTATGTGAAGTAGCCAGCCTTGCATATGCATTGTACTCCAATTTCGTTTAATCTCTCACCTGCTGACAAGTGGGTCGTGCATAGATGGTTCAAAGGATAAAAAAATCTATCTCAACGAGTACAAAGTTCGAGTAGTAGTTTCGGATTTGTTGGCCACGACACACGTAAATGCGATATGGTCAGGTCTTGTGTACGAACCTTCGGGAAGCACTATCTTCGGGATGAACTATCATGTGCGTAGTGGTTAGCACTGAACGCCTTGAGAGAAATTGTCTCAGGTTCGAATTTTGGTCTCCATTTTTAGAAACAATTAATTTCTCCTCGTAGCTCACAGGTGGGACCTACCCCAATGAACTGATGTAGAGCGTGGGCCCACTGTCATGTTTGACATGCCATGTAGGCAGAGTTAACGGGGCTTTAACAGCAATAGACGGAAATGTACCTACATGTACTCGAAATTCAAGTTATGTGACCAGTTTGTATCATTTTTCAAGTTGTTGTATGAATCCGTACCCGCTGTGCAAGTTCATGTATCATAGGTGTAATTAACTAAGCAAACCAATTTCAAATTCTGCCAGCATATAGACAAATAGCTGCCATCAGGATTCCTGAAATTTACGAGGACATATTGAATTAGTGAGGATTTCGGAAATTTGTAGTCCAAGCAACTCATATTTTGAAGTTTTGTTGCTTACCTTCCCATCCCATTGTGTTGCTATGCTCCTGAAGTTGCCTAAATTTTGCTATATTGGGTTACCCACAATAGTATCGGCAGCGATGTTTTGTTTTGTGAGAACTACTCAAATTTATAATCTAAATATATAAGTTGCACGCCGTGCTGTTGCTGGCAGCTTCTGACGCCATCTGAATCTTTTCCGGTGAGCCACCTTGTTCTCTCTTCTGTCTCCAATTTGTACAAGATTGAGTACCTCCGCTGCATCTACACGACCGTCATCTTCTAACGCGCATTAGGCTATCACCAGCAAGAATCTGAGCCGCCGCCACTGTGCAGAAGCTCCCTGCTGTAGTGAGATTGAAACTTCAGAATCATTACACTTGTAGCTATATTCTGTCCCCTTTTTCTGTTGGGCTTCATATATTCATTGGTTGATATGATTTTTAGGTCAGGATAAATTGTGGTGATTTTGCATAATCTGTCCAGGGAGCTTTTCAAGACCAAATGCTTCCTCAATCAAGCTGTTTGGCAACAACAATGCCAAGGTTCAGTTCGGCAAGGAAGCCCAACAACTTTTCACAATGACCACTATGACAAGTATTCTGGTCAGTGGTTGTTGCTCTCTTGTGGTCGGATGTATTATGGATGTCTCTTGTGCCACTGACAGATTGGTTTGGTGCTTGGTGTGATTTTCAGGCTTGGTAAAACAAGAAGATTCTGACGGTGCGGACAGATGTTAATAAGGAGGTTATCTGGTCCTCTCGACTACCAGCGAGGCCAAAAAGTGTAGATATATGCCTAAGTGTATGATATCATGGCATTCACACGCTTCACTCCATCTAATACATCAAACAAAGTGTGGGTATTGCCTCTCTTTGATTTCTATCATCATGAATGGATATGTGCATATCCTCATAACTTATTGTCTGTGTTGCTTGAATAAGAATTGTTTTATTTGTTCATGTGTTTTTAATGTTAACCAGTGTTATGGTCCCTAAAAAAGAACCACCGATGGTAATTTATAGTTTTCTATGTGGAAACCTGGGTGATGGATAGTCTTATCAGGGTTGTGTGCCATTCAAAAGGGAGAGGAAAGTAGCTTAGTCCAAGATTTTTATGCCACTGAGATCTGGCATTACTTTTTTCTTTTACCGTGTTCTGTTATGAACTCACTCAGAAAGTAGTACAAATAAAAAAAATGGCTTCATGGATTCTTCTTCTGACTGCCTTTCCTCAAAGGAAAGGTTAATTAGTTTTACTTTTTTTTCCTTAGTTGACATTTTAATATTTTTGTGTGTACTAATGAAAGGTTGCATTTATTTTCCTTTATTTGGTGATGGTAAGAACATATGCTGGTTGCTATATCTTGTTTTGGCAACGTTAATAGCAATTACCTTGGTTTTAACAAAGTGCATATATAGTCTGATTCATCGTAGCCTTGTAGGCAAAACATGCGGTGATAAAAATCTAGACAACTATTTTCACTATAAATTCCGAGTAATACTAGATAGTCTAACATGGCTTCAGATTCTTTTGTTGTTTCATATGTTAGTTTTCTTCTACACATGGACAAGGGGGGTAAGTTTGGTGTGCGTTGTATATTTCTCGATGTAATATCTCAACACTTCCTTTTTTATAGTCTTTAGTTGCTAGCATATAGGTCAATTGTAGAGGTAGCACTTTGTGTTCTCTGGGCTAAGCTTAGTTGGGTGTCAGGCCAAGCACCAAGCAGTTGGCTGCAGCCTGACACTCTAAGAATCGGAGGTAGTATGTTTTTGTTTCTGTGTAGCGATGCATGGGCCTTTAGCTATCTTCGAAGCGAATAATAATTGATTAATGTATTTCAAAGAAAGAAAGGAGTGCAATACAACCAGAATGGCCAATGTTGAAGATCTCAAGTTTTTTTTTCAGAGTGAAGAGTACTCCATATAAATTCGATTGCAGAAGAAACAGTAAGTTTTAACTATTTGATTTTTGACTTCTTGTAGGAGCAGTGGCGGAGCTAGACGAAAACCATTGGGGGGCGAAACGTAAATGACAAAGagctgggggggggggaggatAATTTTCACCTCATCCTGGCCCTTCAAAAAAAAATTCTTCAGGGTTTTCTCCAAAGTTGGGGGGGCCACGGCCCCCCTCGGCCCCAACATAGCTCCGCCGTTGTGTAGGAGGGTGAGAAGATTAGTCCTCAATTAGTTTCTTGTTTTAATTTGGCTTAACCTCTAATGCACGTGAATTGTGAGGTATTTGTTGTGCGGGCATGATGAGGTTCTAAAGCTTTGTACCAAATTCCAGGTTTGTGTATTAATGAAATTGGTGTAAAATTAACAGTTATCTTCTCTGATTTTAGAAGGGTGGAGTTCAGGTTTGTGTAGTAATGATAGTCAAGTTATTCCACCTCCTCTATCGACAATTGGTATTTCATCCTTGAAGGTGTTCCTTTAGAAGGGCAGAGTTGTAGAAACACCGGATCCCCGATGAAGAGTCAAGTTCAGTTTGCAACTTTTCTTTCATTTAGTGATATATTGAGCCTTAGATTTGCATCACAGGTGAGATATTGAACCCTACGTATAGTTTAGTTTAGTTTAGATGAATGATGTTAATATTTTGATACATTGTTTAAGTAAGGATTATCATGAATGCTAACTGATGAAATCTGTGCATCCAAGATGGCATAAGATCAGACTTCACTGTATATAAATGATTGTTGTTTGCAGAGGGTGATCATCACGCCACTGAGGATAGTGTCGCCGTCGGTGCCGAGGCTGATTGTCGACCGCCCGGATCTGGGGGCGCCGCTCAGGCCAGGCGTCCGCACCATGATGCTGCCATCTTCCTACGAGTCATTGCTAGCTGGAGTTGATCGGTAACTGGTTGATTTGGCCATTAATCGCTTACCCTGATCTCTCCATTTCATATAGGTTAGCTTGGCTAGCGTCCGTCTTGATTATGCATATATTCGCAAGACAAATAGGCCTACTATAGCATAGTCAAAATTGGTAGCACTATCTAGAAAAGTTGTATATTTTTGGTGAAGTTCTCAAGTTGTGCATTGTGGTAGTGTCCCTGCTTCATCTATAACAACATCTGCACCTCACTGCCAAGTTGCTGGTGAGCCTCATCCACGCTAAAGATGAGGGCGTCAATTGGGCCTTCTCAGTTTGTTCAAATTGCAAGTTTGACTGATTCCCCCTCTAATTTAGGTTGTGAGCCCCTTCGATTAATTCCTTGCTATAACTCTGTAGTGACGGTATCGAGTTTCAAGGATTTTGGGTCCAACTCTGTATGAATACTGTTTCTTTGCCGCAATTTGGTCGATCCAATCTAAAAAACGAGACCAGAGAGGCAAGCACCCCTCGGCATATTTTTATAGGACATACCTAGATTTTTATATTATAATCAGATGGACACACTGTTTGAAGTAGTCTTGCAGTAGATAGTGTTAAGATGTGCTATATGGGATGATATGAACCAAATAGCAAAAGCATTGTTGTTGCCTATGCTACTAAAACAATATGGATACAACATTAGCTAAAAGGCTATTTTTATATTTATTCATCTTCAAATCATTCATTTTTCTTTAACTTTTTATTTGCTTCCTCATTGCGTTCTTGATTTTCAGGTAACATAATTGATATGTTTTAGCATTCAAGGTGTATGTTCACACAAAACTGTTTTTACATGTCACAATGTTTGTGAATGGAGCAGCAACacatttttttacattttatGGGCATATGCCAAGATCTCTTATGCTCCTAAAAAGGATCTGATCTTGATATACATGTCCTTGGCACTTTCAGAAGTATGTAGACCATCTCCCGGTACATGTAGAAATACCAATTTCAGAAATATGTAAAGGGACCTTCTCTTGGTCCATGTAAATAGCACTTTCAGATA belongs to Triticum urartu cultivar G1812 chromosome 7, Tu2.1, whole genome shotgun sequence and includes:
- the LOC125518474 gene encoding serine/arginine repetitive matrix protein 1-like, producing MILNQSLFNATNQATSHDRSIANRPAVKIVPQSTKKNRPRTTSSFSRASSRSRAVRFSPLPRVAVHRCRRSPGREPPRRGSPPPPAPFTARRRSRGSPPSPAPFTARRRSRGSPPEPAPFTARRRSRGSPGASLAAGAAPPHCHSAGFTRSFSRPNASSIKLFGNNNAKVQFGKEAQQLFTMTTMTSILAW